GCGGCTCAATCTCAATCTGGTGTTGTCCGGACAACTAGAGCAGGCCAACCCCAGGGCACCGGCGCAAACCGCGCAGCCACTGCTGGAGGAGCTGCGTTGGATCGGCATGGAACTCAAGCCCATCACGCCGGAGTTGATGGCCAAGAAGCCGGAATTGCAGGGCAAAAAGGGGAGTCTTGCGGGCGATGTAGGCCCCGGCTCTCTGGCCGAGCGGTTTGGGATGCAAAAAGGCGATATCATTCGACGCATCAACGGTACCCCGGTGAATGATATGCTGGAGTTGGAACGGGCGATCAACGCCGCCCGGTTGAATCAGGGGGTATTGCTCCTGTTGGAGCGCAACGGCAGGGCGATCTATCTGACCATCAGGCAATAGCCGGGTCGGGCCTTGTGGGTGAGTGACAAAGGGGCCACAGGAGAAACCAGGTGACCGCAAAGGGCAACAAGCCACAAACAAGCAACCGAGCAGGCACGCAGACGGCCAACCCCTGGGCTGCCAAGGGGTCTGCCGCGACCCAGGCCGAGACGGGGCAGATTGCCGCCAGCGAGGCGGGGGATGATGCGCAGACCCCGGACCCGGCCCCAGCAGCGCAAGGGCAGGGCACCAGCACCAGTGCCAAGCAGCCCCCGGCCCGCACGGCCAGGACCAGGGCCGCATCGAACAGGCCCAAGGCAGACACAAGGGCCGCAGCAGGCACAGAGCGGGCCACCGAGACGGAATCCGGGGCAGAGGCCAAGGCGGGCAAGGCAGCGGTCAGCGGCAAGAAAACGGTCGGAAAAAAGGCAGCCAGCAAAAGAACCGCCAGCAAACAGACCGCCAGCAAGAAGACGCCAGCCAGGAAGACCACAACCGGCAGGGCAGTAACGGACAACCGCAAAACCCCTGAGGAGGGGGTGGCCAAGGCCGCTCCAAGGGGATCGGCCGCAGCGCAATCGCAATCGCAAGCCCAGCCGGAGCCAGCCCAAACCGCAGCACAACCGGCCCAGGCTGCGCCAACTTCAACGCCAGCTTCGGCACCTGTTGTAGAGACGGCACCGGGGGGCGAGGCGCAACAGGCATCCGGCTCAGATCCCCTGCTGGCGGCGGCCCAGGCCAGCGGCCGCGCCCCCCGCCTGCGGCTTGCGGGCATGGGCGCGGTCTGGAACCGCCCGCAGGGCCAGGCCCTGGCCCCCCAGCGCGCCGTAGTGGCCATGGCCCGGGCCGATGGCAGGCCCCAGCGTCTGGCCACGCCAGCGGAACTCTGGCCGGGGCTGATCCCGCGCAGCAGCCAGGAGGTCAATCGCCCGGCTGAGGCGCAAGCGCCAGGGACGGACCAGCCATCAGAGGCGGGTGGGTCGGCACAACCAGCCGGGGCCGATCAACCCAGCGCGGGGCCGGAGGAACAGAGGCCGATCGGGCAAGAGGCGCTGGACAAGGAGCAGAACGAGCCGGGACCGGCACTGTACGCCGGGCTGGGCTCGGTGGTGATTGAATCCCAACCGGCATACGCCACCCCGGCCTATGCGGAAGACGAACAGGACGCGGCCAATGAGAGCGCCTATCCAGCAGAACCCGAGCCAGAGGCGGAAGCGGCACCCAGTCCGCAGTCAGGGCCTGTGCCCGAGCCCGAGTCAGTGCCAGTGCCAGAACCTGAGCCTGAGTCAGAGCCTGAGCCAGAGCCCGAACCCGAACCCGAACCCAAGTCGGCCGACGGCGTGGCGGATTGGGCCTTGGCGCGGGAAGAGGTCGGCGAGGTCTGGGTCTTGAGCGCGCAGATGCCGGATGGCTCGATCAGGGATATCCAGTGGCTGGGCATGGGCGAGGAAGGGCTGAGGGCCGACACCCAGCCGGGCCAGCAATCGGCCGATACCCCTGGCGTTGAGGACCAGGGCGGTCATGAACAGGGCCTGCGCCAATCGCTGGAGCAGCTGAGCCATGCGGTGGACGACCTGGATCGGGAACTGCAGGGCGTGGCAAGCGGCAGGCCGACAGACACACAGACAAACACCCCGGCAGCGGGGCAAACCCAGAGTGAGACCGACATGAGTGGCGCAGAAAAGACAGAGGCCGAGCTGGCCGAAGAGGAAGAATTCAATCCCGACGACCATCCCGAATTCGCCAGCGTGCTGGATGGCGTGGGCGCGACCCGCACGCCCTCCCTGGTCGCCCGGCAGATCGAGGCGGCCACCGCACGGGCCCAGGCCAATCCCCAGCCAGGTCCCCAGGCGCAGCGCCATGAGGTGCCGGTTGAACCCCTGTTCGCCGGGGTGGTAAGCAGCCTGGGCAATGGCCTCAGTTCGGTGGCCCAATCCGGTCGCTATGCCGTGCTGGGGGTAAAATACAGCGCCGAGGACAGCAAGGCCCTGATGCGCAGGCTCGGCTCGGTGTTCCGCCGTGGCAAGGCCGATGACAGCAGCGGCTAAGGGCGTGCGGAAACAGGTTTAACAGGTACAATCAAAACTCAACTTTGGCTGGAGGATTCGATGGAAAAACACGACTTGTTGATCGGTATTGACCTGGGTACCTCGCGTACCTCGGTGGTATCTAGCCGGGGTGCCCGCATCACCTTTGATTCGGTGGTGGGCTTCCCCAAGGACGTCATCGGCGTGCGGCTGCTGGGCAGCACCTACGCGGTGGGCGATGAGGTGCTGGACAAGGGCTATCTGGACCTGCAATACCCCCTGGAAGACGGCGTCCTCAAGGAGTCGGGCGACCAGGACACGGCGCGCAAGCTGCTGGAATACGCCATCGCCCAGGCCGAGCCCAATGAGGGCGAGCGCGTCTGCGCCATCATCGGCGTCCCGGCCGATGCCAGCGGCGTGAACCAGTCACGGGTGCTGGAGCTGGTGCGTGACATGGTCGATGTGGCCATGGTCACCTCGGAGCCCTTCCTGGTCGCCTTCGGCCTGGAAAAGCTGATCAACAGCATCGTCATCGATGTGGGGGCCGGCACCGTGGATATCTGCGGCCTCAAGGGTGGCATCCCGCGCAGCGGCGACCAGAACAGCCTGACCAAGGCCGGTGACTTTATCGACGACCTGCTGCTGAAGGCCATCTCCAGCCGCTACCCCGGTGCCAAGCTGACCAAGCGCCTGGTAAAGGAGATCAAGGAGGCCCATGCCTTCGTCGGCAAGCCGGAACAGCCCGTCGAGGTCACCCTGCGCGAGGCGGGCAAGCCGGTGCTGGTGGACATCACCGAAGAGCTGCGCCATGCCTGCGAGGCCATAGTGCCGGAGATCCTGGAATATACCGAGAAGCTGATCGCCGGATTCGACCCCATGGATCAGGCCGAGGCCCTGCAGAACATCATCCTCGCCGGTGGCGGTTCCAAGATCACGGGCCTGGCGCAGATGGTGGCCAACGGCCTGAGCGACTACGGCGATGTCAACGTCAGCAATGTCCAGGACGTGGTCTATGCCGGCTGCGACGGGGCCCTGAAACTGGCCCGCGAACTGCCCCCGGAATACTGGAGCCAGATCGGCGCAACGACCTAGAGATTTGGCCTCCCCCTTTGCCAAGGGGGGTGAAGAACTCCCCCCCTCCGACCCCCCCCCTTTTGCAAAGGGGGGGGTGAAGACGTCCCCCCTCGGTCCCCCCTTTTGCCGAAGGGGGGGAGAGGAACTCCCCCCCGGTCCCCCCTTTTGCGAAAGGGGGGGATTTGCATCACTTTTTTTGAAGGTGAGAGGGGGCAAGTAGTTACATTTTGTTCAACATCTCACGGGCAAGGACCCGGAGTCTGCCAACCGCTGACAGCTGAAGGCCGACAGCCAACCCTTTTGAGATACCACAGCACAGAGGCACTCGCCATGAGTATGACCGATTATCCGGAGCCTGAGGTCTGGCGCAGGCAGGCCGATGCCGCGCCCACCGCTACCACCCGGGTCGCCAAGGCCCGCGCCACGTCGCCGGCCAGGGCCGCACAGCAATTGCCTTGGCAGCGGCAGGCGGCCAACCCGGCCTGGGTCGGGGACAGGTCCGCTCCGGCGGCGGGTCAGGCCCGGCAGCAACTGAGCGAGGCGGCCCAGGTGATCCTGCGCCTCGGCAGACCGGCCCGCCCCGAGGCGGCCGCCAAGGCAGCGCCGCAGCAGGGTCGGCCCCAGCAGGCCCAGGGGCAAGGCCCGCAGCGGGAAGCGGCGGCGGCTATCCCGCCCAGGCCCAGGCTAGTCTCGGTATTTCAGCGCAAAAGGCCCAAGGCCGAGGCAGCGGAGCGCGGCGCTGGGGTGCAGCGGCAGCCCCAGCTTCAGACTCAGTCCCAGGTTCAGGCCCAGACCCAGACCCAGACCCAGACCCAGACCCAGACCCAGACCCAGACCCAGACCCAGACCCGAAGCGGCGCGGGTTACGCCCAGGTCGGTGCCGAGATCGGCGGCGGCGCACGGCAACTGCTCAGCGGAACCACGCAGATCCTCTGTGGTGCCCTGCACGGGGTGACCGCCACCGGGCGTTATTCCCTCGACGGCGTGCTGGCCGGTACCCGTCTCACCCTGGGCGGGGCCCTGGCCGCCGGTCGTTACAGCCTGCTGGGGGTCAGATATGCCCTGCATGACAGCCTCAGCCTGGCCCGAGGGGCGCTGGGTCGGATCTGTCCCGAACCCAAGGCCAGCCCAGAAAAATGCTAATATGCCGGCCTGAACCCGCGCCATCGGCGCATCCACCGGAGATACCTCGCCCATGAGCGAAAACGACCTTCTTCTCGGCATC
This is a stretch of genomic DNA from gamma proteobacterium SS-5. It encodes these proteins:
- a CDS encoding rod shape-determining protein; amino-acid sequence: MEKHDLLIGIDLGTSRTSVVSSRGARITFDSVVGFPKDVIGVRLLGSTYAVGDEVLDKGYLDLQYPLEDGVLKESGDQDTARKLLEYAIAQAEPNEGERVCAIIGVPADASGVNQSRVLELVRDMVDVAMVTSEPFLVAFGLEKLINSIVIDVGAGTVDICGLKGGIPRSGDQNSLTKAGDFIDDLLLKAISSRYPGAKLTKRLVKEIKEAHAFVGKPEQPVEVTLREAGKPVLVDITEELRHACEAIVPEILEYTEKLIAGFDPMDQAEALQNIILAGGGSKITGLAQMVANGLSDYGDVNVSNVQDVVYAGCDGALKLARELPPEYWSQIGATT